A single genomic interval of Cucumis sativus cultivar 9930 chromosome 7, Cucumber_9930_V3, whole genome shotgun sequence harbors:
- the LOC101213200 gene encoding transmembrane protein 256 homolog, with translation MNPLYWHKVAAISGVAALGLGTYGAHGFKPKNPAYKEVWQTASLYHLVHTAALLAAPSTKNPNIFGGLLTAGILAFSGTCYTVALLEDRKYSSLAPFGGFAFIGAWASLLF, from the exons ATGAACCCACTTTACTGGCACAAAGTTGCTGCGATTTCTG GCGTTGCAGCTCTCGGATTGGGCACGTACGGCGCTCATGGTTTCAAACCCAAAAATCCAGCTTATAAAGAG GTTTGGCAAACGGCGTCTCTTTATCATTTGGTTCACACAGCGGCTCTTCTTGCTGCCCCGTCGACCAAGAACCCTAACATT TTTGGAGGCCTTTTGACGGCTGGAATCCTTGCATTTTCTGGCAC GTGCTATACTGTGGCTCTTCTTGAAGATAGAAAGTATTCTTCTTTAGCTCCATTTGGTGGCTTTGCTTTCATTGGTGCATGGGCTAGCTTGCTCTTCTAA